TTTGGGATCTTACCTAAACAGATCTTGTTTACAGATTTCAGTTTTTTGATCGTTGCCGTCTATATCCAACTGCCGTTTATGGTGATCCCACTTTTTAATGCGTTAGATGAATTACCAGCTTCATTTATCACGGCTAGTAAAGACCTTGGAGCGAACTCTTTTCAAACGTTTACGAAAGTCGTTTTTCCTTTATCGTTAAGTGGGGTCAAAAGTGGTGTCCAAGCCGTCTTTATCCCTTCATTATCGCTTTTTATGTTGACGCGTTTGATCGGCGGTAACCGCGTGATCACTTTAGGAACAGCGATCGAAGAGCATTTTATGGTGACGCAAAATTGGGGCAAAGGTGCGACGATCGGCGTCGTTTTGATCATCGCGATGGTGATCGTCATGCTTTTGACGGGTGAAAAGAAGGCAGGTAAAAAATAATGCATAAACAAAAGTTTAGTTGGGCTAACTTATATTTGATCTTGATGTTTGCCTTTTTGTACTTACCGATCTTTTATTTGATCGTGTATTCATTCAATGCCGGGGAAACGATGAATAAGTTTGAAGGTGTATCGCTGACGCATTTTGCTGAGCTCTTTTCCGATACGCGTTTAGTGATCATCTTGTTAAATACTTTCCTACTCGCCTTTTTATCGGCTCTGCTTGCGACTTTGATCGGGATCTTTGGCGCGTTGTTTATCTATTATCTGCGTAAACGACGGCATAAGACAACGTTTCTTTCACTAAATAATATTTTGATCGTTTCGCCTGATGTTACGATCGGGGCTAGTTTTTTGATCTTATTTATCACACTTGGGACGCTTTTTAGTGGTTTTTCTCTGGGATTTTGGACCGTGCTTTTGGCCCATGTCAGTTTCAGTATCCCGATCGTCGTGTTGATGGTCTTACCTAAACTCCAAGAGATGAGTGATTCTTTGATCACGG
This window of the Ligilactobacillus faecis genome carries:
- a CDS encoding ABC transporter permease is translated as MHKQKFSWANLYLILMFAFLYLPIFYLIVYSFNAGETMNKFEGVSLTHFAELFSDTRLVIILLNTFLLAFLSALLATLIGIFGALFIYYLRKRRHKTTFLSLNNILIVSPDVTIGASFLILFITLGTLFSGFSLGFWTVLLAHVSFSIPIVVLMVLPKLQEMSDSLITAGYDLGANNRQILREIILPYLSPGIIAGYFMAFTYSLDDFAVTFFVTGNGFTTLSVEIYSRARRGVSLEINALSTLVFLFALVLVVGYYYISKEERSSNKKKKRGRLR
- a CDS encoding ABC transporter permease, with product MKRYNLLLAIPYFLWLLFFVLAPVILVITYSFFDQSGHFTLANYAEYFSSGKYLLMTFNSVWYALLITVITLLLSYPMAYFLTKLKHKELWLLLVILPTWINLLLKAYAFIGIFGVHGGLNNFLGFFGILPKQILFTDFSFLIVAVYIQLPFMVIPLFNALDELPASFITASKDLGANSFQTFTKVVFPLSLSGVKSGVQAVFIPSLSLFMLTRLIGGNRVITLGTAIEEHFMVTQNWGKGATIGVVLIIAMVIVMLLTGEKKAGKK